A window of the Nitrospirota bacterium genome harbors these coding sequences:
- the dapB gene encoding 4-hydroxy-tetrahydrodipicolinate reductase, translating to MVNIAVAGAGGRMGVRITALSKEYSGLRLVGALEKKGHKDIGRDVGVVVGVGEIGVKLTDSISASIADADVIIDFTSPQVTMEHIRIASDKGKAMVIGTTGLSKEDMAELKEHSRKIPCVVASNMSLGVNLLLKVLKDVARTLGDEYDIEIIEAHHRLKKDSPSGTALRMAEAIAEAMGRNLDEVLVYTRKGLIGERTKKEIGIQVIRAGDIVGEHTVIFGGLGERIELTHRASSRDTFARGALRASLWLNGKPPGLYDMQDVLGLK from the coding sequence ATGGTAAATATTGCAGTTGCAGGTGCAGGGGGAAGGATGGGGGTCCGTATAACTGCCCTCTCGAAAGAATACTCGGGATTGAGGCTTGTGGGAGCATTAGAGAAAAAGGGACATAAAGACATCGGAAGGGATGTTGGAGTGGTCGTCGGAGTTGGCGAGATTGGAGTAAAGCTTACGGACTCTATCTCTGCATCCATAGCCGATGCAGATGTCATAATAGATTTCACATCTCCTCAGGTAACGATGGAGCACATAAGGATTGCCTCTGACAAAGGAAAGGCAATGGTTATTGGCACGACAGGTCTGTCAAAAGAGGATATGGCTGAGCTAAAAGAGCATTCAAGGAAAATTCCCTGTGTTGTTGCCTCAAACATGTCTTTAGGAGTAAACCTTCTTCTTAAGGTTCTCAAGGATGTGGCAAGGACATTGGGAGACGAATATGATATAGAGATAATAGAGGCGCATCACAGGCTCAAGAAGGATTCGCCATCGGGAACTGCCCTCAGAATGGCAGAGGCAATAGCAGAAGCCATGGGAAGAAACCTCGATGAGGTTTTGGTCTATACAAGAAAAGGGCTCATAGGAGAAAGGACAAAAAAAGAGATTGGCATACAAGTCATTCGAGCAGGAGACATTGTGGGAGAGCACACAGTCATATTCGGAGGTCTTGGCGAAAGGATAGAGCTCACTCACAGGGCATCGAGCAGGGATACATTTGCGAGGGGTGCACTCAGAGCAAGCCTCTGGCTTAATGGAAAGCCACCAGGGCTTTATGACATGCAGGATGTTTTGGGGCTTAAGTGA